The Mustela erminea isolate mMusErm1 chromosome 6, mMusErm1.Pri, whole genome shotgun sequence genome includes a region encoding these proteins:
- the SBF1 gene encoding myotubularin-related protein 5 isoform X2, producing the protein MARLADYFVLVAFGPHPRGSGEGQGQILQRFPEKDWEDNPFPQGIELFCQPSGWQLCPERNPPTFFVAVLTDINSERHYCACLTFWEPAEPTQEAECTEDATEREEEVDEGGPAQLSPATPGPPGQLFAPKTLVLVSRLDHAEVFRNSLGLIYTIHVEGLNVGLENVIGNLLTCVIPLAGGSQRTISLGAGDRQVIQTPLADSLPVSRCSVALLFRQLGITNVLSLFCAALTEHKVLFLSRSYQRLSDACRGLLALLFPLRYSFTYVPILPAQLLEVLSTPTPFIIGVNAAFQAETQELLDVIIADLDGGTVTVPECVHVPPLPEPLQSQTHSVLSMVLDPELELADLAFPPPSTNASSLKMQDKELRAVFLRLFAQLLQGYRWCLHMVRIHPEPVIRFHKAAFLGQRGLVEDDFLMKVLEGMAFAGFVSERGVPYRATDLFDELVAHEVARMRADENHPQRVLRHVRELAEQLYKNENPYPAVAMHKVQRPGEASHLRRAPRPFPRLDDGMVQWIVDQAAAKMQGAPPAVKAERRTTVPSGPPMTAILERSSGLHGNSARRLEVVRNCISYVFEGKMLEAKKLLPAVLRALKGRAARRCLTQELHLHVQQNRAVLDHQQFDFVVRMMNCCLQDCTSLDEHGIAAALLPLVTAFCRKLSPGVTQFAYSCVQEHVVWSTPQFWEAMFYGDVQTHIRALYLEPAEDRDHVQVGDVSVPEDERSALDVASEQRRLWPTLSREKQQELVQKEESTVFSQAIHYANRMSYLLLPLDSSRSRLLRERAGLGDLESASNSLVTNSMAGSVAESYDTESGFEDAETCDVAGAVVRFINRFVDKVCTESGVTSDHLKGLHVMVPDIVQMHIETLEAVHRESKRLPPIQKPKLLRPRLLPGEECVLDGLRVYLLPDGREEGAGGSGGGPALLPAEGAVFLTTYRVIFTGMPTDPLVGEQVVVRSFPVAALTKEKRISVQTPVDQLLQDGLQLRSCTFQLLKMAFDEEVGSDSAELFRKQLHKLRYPPDIRGTFAFSLGSTHTPGRPPRATKDKGPSLKTLSRNLVKNAKKTIGRQYVTRKKYSPPSWEHRGQPPPEDQEDEISVSEELEPSTLTPSSALKPSDRMTMSSLVERACCRDYQRLGLGTLSSSLSRAKSEPFRISPVNRMYAICRSYPGLLIVPQSVQDNALQRVSRCYRQNRFPVVCWRSGRSKAVLLRSGGLHGKGVVGLFKAQNAPSPGQSQADSSSLEQEKYLQAVVSSMPRFADASGRNTLSGFSSAHVGSHGKWSSVRASGRSGGLGVDVGSRLAGRDMLSPPQANGAPPDPGFLQPQRAALYIIGDKAQLKGVRPDPLQQWELVPIEVFEARQVKASFKKLLKACVPGCPAAEPSPASFLRSLEDSEWLIQIHKLLQVSVLVVELLDSGSSVLVSLEDGWDITTQVVSLVQLLSDPFYRTLEGFRLLVEKEWLSFGHRFSHRGAHTLAGQSSGFTPVFLQFLDCVHQVHLQFPMEFEFSPFYLKFLGYHHTSRRFRTFLLDSDYERIELGLLYEEKGERRGQQACRSVWEYVDRLSKRTPVFYNYMYAPEDTEVLRPYSNVSNLKVWDFYTEETLAEGPPYDWELAQGPPEPPEEERPDGGAPQSRRRVVWPCYDSRPRAQPDAISRLLEELQRLETELGRPPERWKDTWDRVKAAQRLEARADGRGTPSSLLVSSVPHHRRSLGVYLQEGPVGSTLSLSLDSDQSSGSTASSSRQAARRSTSTLYSQFQTAESENRSYEGTLYKKGAFMKPWKARWFVLDKTKHQLRYYDHRVDTECKGVIDLAEVEAVAPGTPTMGAPKTVDEKAFFDVKTTRRVYNFCAQDVPSAQQWVDQIQSCLSDA; encoded by the exons ATGGCGCGGCTCGCGGACTACTTCGTGCTGGTGGCGTTCGGGCCGCACCCGCGCG GGAGTGGGGAAGGCCAGGGCCAGATCCTGCAGCGCTTCCCAGAGAAGGACTGGGAGGACAACCCGTTCCCCCAGGGCATCGAGCTG TTTTGTCAGCCCAGCGGGTGGCAGCTGTGTCCTGAGAGGAACCCACCCACCTTCTTTGTCGCTGTCCTCACCGACATCAACTCTGAGCGGCACTACTGCGCCTGCTTGACCTTCTGGGAGCCGGCAGAGCCCACACAG GAAGCGGAGTGCACTGAGGACGCCACCGagcgggaggaggaggtggaCGAGGGGGGCCCTGCACAACTGTCACCTGCGACACCTGGCCCGCCTGGCCAGCTGTTCGCGCCAAAGACACTGGTGCTGGTGTCTCGACTGGACCACGCGGAGGTGTTCAGG AACAGCCTGGGCCTCATTTACACCATCCACGTGGAGGGCCTGAACGTGGGCCTAGAGAATGTGATCGGGAACCTGCTCACATGCGTCATCCCCCTGGCTGGGGGCTCCCAG AGAACCATCTCTTTGGGGGCTGGTGACCGGCAGGTCATCCAGACCCCACTCGCCGACTCGTTGCCCGTCAGCCGCTGCAGTGTCGCCCTGCTCTTCCGCCAGCTGG GCATCACCAACGTGCTGTCGCTGTTCTGCGCTGCGCTCACGGAGCACAAGGTGCTCTTCCTGTCCCGAAGCTACCAGCGGCTCTCAGACGCCTGCCGGGGCCTCCTGGCGCTGCTGTTCCCTCTCCGATACAG CTTCACCTACGTGCCCATCCTGCCGGCACAGCTCCTGGAGGTCCTCAGCACCCCCACGCCCTTCATCATCGGTGTCAACGCGGCCTTCCAGGCGGAGACCCAAGAGCTG CTGGACGTGATCATTGCCGATCTCGATGGAGGCACGGTGACGGTCCCCGAGTGTGTGCACGTCCCGCCCCTGCCGGAGCCGCTGCAGAGTCAGACTCACAGTGTGTTGAGCATG GTCCTGGATCCAGAGCTGGAGTTGGCGGATCTTGCCTTCCCACCGCCTTCGACGAACGCTTCCTCCCTGAAGATGCAG GACAAGGAGCTGCGTGCCGTCTTCTTGCGACTCTTCGCTCAGCTGCTGCAGGGCTACCGCTGGTGTCTGCACATGGTCCGCATCCACCCGGAGCCCGTCATCCGCTTTCATAAG GCAGCCTTCCTGGGCCAGCGTGGGCTGGTGGAGGACGACTTCCTGATGAAGGTGCTGGAGGGCATGGCCTTCGCAGGCTTCGTGTCGGAGCGTGGGGTCCCCTACCGTGCCACGGACCTGTTCGACGAG cTGGTGGCCCATGAGGTGGCGCGGATGCGGGCAGATGAGAACCACCCCCAGCGTGTCCTGCGTCACGTCAGAGAACTGGCAGAGCAGCTTTACAAGAAC GAGAACCCATACCCCGCCGTGGCTATGCACAAGGTGCAGAGGCCCGGGGAGGCCAGCCACCTGCGGCGGgcgccccgccccttcccccggCTGGACGACGGCATGGTGCAGTGGATCGTGGACCAGGCGGCAGCCAAGATGCAGGGCGCGCCCCCGGCCGTGAAGGCTGAGAGGAGGACCACTGTGCCCTCGGGGCCCCCCATGA CCGCCATCCTGGAGCGGAGCAGCGGGCTCCACGGCAACAGCGCGCGCCGGCTGGAGGTGGTTCGAAACTGTATCTCCTACGTGTTTGAGGGGAAGATGCTTGAGGCCAAGAAG CTGCTCCCAGCTGTGCTGAGGGCCCTGAAGGGGCGCGCGGCCCGCCGTTGCCTCACCCAGGAGCTGCACCTGCACGTACAGCAGAACCGGGCGGTGCTGGACCACCAACAGTTCGATTTCGTCGTCCGCATGATGAACTGCTGCCTGCAG GACTGCACCTCCCTGGACGAGCACGGCATCGCGGCTGCTCTGCTGCCCCTGGTCACGGCCTTCTGCCGG AAGCTGAGCCCAGGAGTGACCCAGTTTGCGTACAGCTGCGTGCAAGAGCACGTGGTGTGGAGCACGCCGCAGTTCTGGGAGGCCATGTTCTACGGGGACGTGCAGACCCACATCCGCGCCCTCTACCTGGAGCCTGCTGAGGACAGAGACCACGTGCAG GTGGGGGATGTGTCGGTGCCAGAGGACGAGCGTTCTGCCCTGGACGTGGCATCTGAGCAGCGGCGCCTGTGGCCCACCCTGAGCCGCGAGAAGCAGCAGGAGCTGGTGCAGAAGGAGGAGAGCACAGTGTTCAGCCAGGCCATCCACTACGCCAACCGCATGAGCTACCTGCTCCTGCCCCTGGACAGCAGCCGCAGCCGCCTCCTGCGGGAGCGCGCAGGGCTGGGCGACCTCGAGAGCGCCAGCAACAGCCTGGTCACCAACAG CATGGCGGGCAGCGTGGCAGAGAGCTACGACACGGAGAGCGGCTTCGAGGACGCAGAGACCTGCGATGTGGCCGGGGCCGTGGTCCGTTTCATTAACCGCTTTGTGGACAAGGTCTGCACAGAGAGTGGGGTCACCAGCGACCACCTCAAGGGGCTGCATGTCATGGTGCCAG ACATTGTCCAGATGCACATCGAGACTCTGGAGGCCGTGCACCGGGAGAGCAAGAGGCTGCCCCCCATCCAGAAG CCCAAACTGCTGCGGCCACGCCTGCTGCCCGGCGAGGAATGCGTGCTGGACGGCCTGCGCGTCTACCTGCTGCCAGATGGCCgtgaggagggggcggggggcagcggcGGCGGCCCCGCACTGCTCCCAGCTGAGGGCGCCGTCTTCCTTACCACGTACCGGGTGATCTTCACGGGGATGCCCACCGACCCCCTGG TCGGGGAACAGGTGGTGGTGCGTTCCTTCCCGGTGGCCGCGCTGACCAAGGAGAAGCGCATCAGCGTGCAGACACCCGTGGACCAGCTCCTGCAGGACGGGCTGCAGCTGCGCTCCTGCACGTTCCAG TTGCTGAAGATGGCCTTTGACGAGGAGGTGGGGTCCGACAGCGCCGAGCTCTTCCGCAAGCAGCTGCACAAGCTGCGGTACCCGCCGGACATCAGGGGCACCTTCGCCTTCTCCCTGGGCTCCACGCATACGCCCGGCCGGCCACCCCGCGCCACCAAGGACAAGGGCCCTTCCCTCAA GACCCTGTCCCGGAATCTCGTGAAGAACGCCAAGAAAACCATCGGGCGGCAGTACGTCACCCGGAAGAAGTACAGCCCTCCCAGCTGGGAGCACCGGGGCCAGCCTCCTCCTGAGGACCAGGAGGACGAGATCTCAG TGTCGGAGGAGCTGGAGCCCAGCACGCTGACCCCTTCCTCGGCCCTGAAGCCCTCCGATCGCATGACCATGAGCAGCCTGGTGGAGCGGGCGTGCTGCCGGGACTACCAGCGCCTGGGGCTGGGCACGCTGAGCAGCAGCCTGAGCCGAGCCAAGTCCGAGCCCTTCCGCATCTCCCCAGTCAACCGCATGTACGCCATCTGTCGCAG CTACCCGGGGCTGCTGATCGTCCCGCAGAGCGTCCAGGACAACGCCCTGCAGCGCGTCTCCCGCTGCTACCGCCAGAACCGCTTCCCCGTGGTGTGCTGGCGCAGCGGGCGCTCCAAGGCCGTGCTGCTGCGCTCCGGCGGCCTGCACGGCAAGGGCGTCGTCGGCCTCTTCAAGGCCCAGAACGCGCCTTCCCCAG gccagtCCCAGGCAGACTCGAGCAGCCTAGAGCAGGAGAAGTACCTGCAGGCCGTGGTGAGCTCCATGCCCCGCTTCGCGGACGCATCCGGGCGGAACACGCTCAGCGGCTTCTCCTCCGCCCACGTGGGCAGCCACG GGAAATGGAGCAGTGTCCGGGCCAGTGGGCGCAGCGGTGGGCTTGGCGTTGATGTGGGCTCCCGGCTGGCAGGCAGAGACATGCTAAGCCCGCCCCAGGCTAACGGGGCCCCCCCTGACCCAGGCTTCTTGCAGCCCCAGCGCGCAGCCCTCTACATCATTGGGGACAAAGCTCAGCTCAAG GGTGTGCGGCCAGACCCCCTGCAGCAGTGGGAGCTGGTGCCCATCGAGGTGTTCGAGGCACGGCAGGTGAAGGCCAGCTTCAAAAAGCTGCTGAAGGCGTGTGTCCCGGGCTGCCCTGCCGCtgagcccagccctgcctccttcctgcgcTCGCTGGAGGACTCAGAGTGGCTGATCCAG ATCCACAAGCTGCTGCAGGTGTCGGTGCTGGTGGTGGAGCTGCTGGACTCAGGCTCGTCCGTCCTGGTGAGCCTGGAGGACGGCTGGGACATCACCACCCAG GTGGTGTCTCTGGTGCAGCTGCTGTCCGACCCTTTCTACCGCACGCTGGAGGGCTTCCGGCTGCTGGTGGAGAAGGAGTGGCTGTCCTTTGGCCATCGCTTCAGCCACCGCGGGGCCCACACGCTGGCTGGGCAGAGCAGCGGCTTCACGCCCGTCTTCCTGCAGTTCCTGGACTGTGTGCACCAG GTCCACCTGCAGTTCCCCATGGAGTTCGAGTTCAGCCCCTTCTACCTCAAGTTCCTTGGCTACCACCACACGTCCCGCCGCTTCCGGACCTTTCTGCTCGACTCGGACTATGAGCGCATTGAGCTGG GGCTCCTGTACGAGGAGAAGGGGGAGCGCCGGGGCCAGCAGGCGTGCCGGTCCGTGTGGGAGTACGTGGACCGACTGAGCAAGAGGACGCCCGTGTTCTACAACTACATGTATGCGCCCGAGGACACAGAG GTCCTGCGGCCCTACAGCAACGTGTCCAACCTGAAGGTGTGGGACTTTTACACCGAGGAGACGCTGGCCGAGGGTCCTCCCTATGACTGGGAGCTGGCCCAGGGGCCCCCCGAGCCCCCAGAGGAAGAGCGGCCTGATGGGGGCGCACCCCAGAGCAGGCGCCGGGTGGTATGGCCGTGCTATGACAGCCGCCCCCGAGCCCAGCCAGACGCCATCTCACGCCTGCTGGAG GAGCTACAGCGGTTGGAGACGGAGCTGGGGCGACCCCCGGAGCGTTGGAAGGACACCTGGGATCGGGTGAAGGCAGCACAGCGCCTGGAGGCCCGGGCGGATGGACGT ggtacccccagctccctgctggtGTCCAGCGTGCCCCACCACCGCCGCTCGCTAGGCGTGTACCTGCAGGAGGGGCCTGTGGGCtccactctgagcctcagcctgGACAGCGACCAGAGCAGTGGCTCAACCGCGTCCAGTTCCCGGCAGGCAGCGCGCCGCAGCACCAGCACCTTGTACAGCCAGTTCCAGACGGCCGAGAGTGAGAACAG GTCGTACGAGGGCACCCTGTACAAGAAGGGAGCCTTCATGAAGCCCTGGAAGGCCCGCTGGTTCGTGCTGGACAAGACCAAGCACCAG CTGCGCTACTACGACCACCGTGTGGATACGGAATGCAAGGGTGTCATCGACCTGGCCGAAGTGGAGGCCGTGGCCCCCGGCACTCCCACCATGGGTGCCCCCAAGACTGTGGATGAAAAGGCCTTCTTTGAC GTGAAGACGACGCGTCGCGTTTACAACTTCTGTGCCCAGGACGTGCCCTCAGCCCAGCAGTGGGTGGACCAGATCCAGAGCTGCCTGTCGGACGCCTGA